One window from the genome of Cyclobacterium amurskyense encodes:
- the ruvB gene encoding Holliday junction branch migration DNA helicase RuvB has protein sequence MREDYLRGDQESFSTGDKEIEKALRPLSFDDFTGQKKTVENIKIFVMAARKRNESLDHVLLHGPPGLGKTTLSHIIANELESTLKITSGPVLDKPSDLAGLLTNLEEGDVLFIDEIHRLNPIVEEYLYSAMEDFRIDIMLDSGPNARTVQINLNPFTLVGATTRSGLLTSPLRARFGINARLEYYDANLLSTIVKRSAAILGTPLDNEAAFEIARRSRGTPRIANNLLRRTRDFAEIKGNGRITFDIAQIALNALEVDSNGLDEMDNRILLTIINKFAGGPVGISTIATACGEEAETIEEVYEPFLIKEGYLKRTSRGRTATELAYTHLKIKPNLGGQSGNLFES, from the coding sequence ATGAGAGAAGATTATCTGCGAGGTGACCAGGAAAGCTTTAGCACTGGAGATAAGGAAATAGAAAAAGCACTAAGACCATTAAGTTTTGATGATTTCACCGGTCAAAAAAAGACGGTGGAAAACATCAAAATTTTTGTGATGGCTGCTAGGAAAAGAAACGAATCATTGGATCATGTCTTACTTCATGGCCCTCCGGGTTTGGGTAAAACCACCTTAAGTCATATTATAGCCAATGAACTGGAATCAACCTTAAAAATTACTTCCGGCCCAGTTTTAGACAAACCTTCTGATCTCGCAGGATTATTAACCAACCTGGAAGAAGGAGACGTATTGTTTATCGATGAGATTCACCGCCTGAATCCCATTGTTGAAGAATACCTGTATTCGGCCATGGAAGATTTTCGAATAGACATCATGCTGGATTCTGGACCCAATGCCCGTACAGTTCAAATAAATTTAAATCCTTTCACACTTGTAGGGGCAACTACCAGGTCAGGACTTCTAACCTCTCCTTTGCGAGCCCGCTTTGGCATCAATGCGCGTCTTGAATATTACGATGCGAATTTGCTCAGCACTATCGTCAAAAGATCTGCAGCCATTTTAGGCACGCCCTTGGACAATGAAGCCGCATTTGAAATTGCCAGAAGAAGCAGAGGTACACCTAGGATTGCCAATAACCTTTTACGTAGAACCAGGGATTTTGCTGAAATCAAAGGCAACGGACGTATTACCTTTGACATTGCTCAAATCGCTCTAAATGCCTTGGAAGTAGATAGCAATGGACTTGATGAAATGGACAACAGAATTTTACTTACCATAATAAATAAGTTTGCAGGAGGTCCTGTGGGGATTTCCACCATTGCTACAGCTTGCGGAGAAGAGGCCGAAACCATAGAAGAAGTATACGAGCCTTTCCTTATCAAAGAAGGCTACCTCAAAAGGACAAGTAGAGGACGTACTGCCACAGAACTGGCCTATACGCATCTTAAAATTAAACCAAATTTAGGCGGTCAGTCTGGCAACCTGTTTGAAAGTTAA
- a CDS encoding FAD:protein FMN transferase, with protein sequence MRKSAKKNIIYSILLLLVVFMVYLYRQNKETVASPASDNPKMVFSGQTMGTTYRVVYLDPGGRNLKKDIDSILVNFNQALSTYISDSELSRLNKYDSLVYESMYFYPVLKASKEVFTATGGAFDPTIGPLVNAWGFGPGGPALQDSLGVKQLMERVGFEKISFDDKEVKKSTTDVYLDFSAIAKGYGVDVIAEFLKDKGIVNYLVEIGGELKGNGVNDKGELWKVGVSHPDEEGLANEIYSIVALENKGLATSGNYRNFYIKDSVKYSHTISPFTGYPVVHRLLSATVVADDCITADAYATAFMVLGMDRAKEIQQSVEGLEIFLIFNDDQGQMQSYVSDGLAPFLTSVSAEEPK encoded by the coding sequence ATGCGAAAATCAGCCAAAAAAAATATCATTTACAGCATTTTGTTGCTGTTGGTGGTGTTTATGGTTTACCTATATAGACAGAATAAAGAAACTGTGGCTTCCCCGGCTTCAGATAACCCTAAAATGGTGTTTAGTGGGCAAACAATGGGGACTACCTATAGGGTAGTCTACTTAGATCCGGGAGGGCGAAATTTAAAGAAAGACATTGATTCAATTTTGGTTAATTTTAACCAAGCTCTTTCTACTTATATTTCAGATTCTGAATTAAGCAGATTGAATAAATACGATTCATTGGTTTATGAGTCAATGTATTTTTACCCTGTTTTAAAAGCCAGTAAAGAGGTGTTTACTGCCACAGGTGGTGCTTTTGATCCTACCATAGGCCCCTTGGTCAATGCATGGGGTTTTGGTCCCGGAGGACCTGCCTTGCAAGATAGTTTAGGAGTTAAACAATTGATGGAGCGTGTAGGCTTTGAAAAAATCTCCTTTGATGATAAAGAAGTAAAAAAATCCACTACGGACGTTTATCTTGATTTTAGTGCCATTGCAAAAGGGTATGGCGTAGATGTAATCGCTGAATTTTTGAAAGATAAAGGCATAGTCAACTACTTAGTAGAGATTGGTGGGGAGCTAAAAGGAAATGGTGTAAATGACAAAGGTGAACTGTGGAAAGTAGGAGTATCTCATCCTGATGAAGAAGGTTTGGCCAATGAAATCTACAGTATAGTAGCCCTTGAAAATAAAGGGCTGGCTACTTCAGGAAACTACCGCAACTTTTATATTAAAGACAGTGTAAAATACTCACATACCATCAGTCCATTTACTGGTTACCCGGTAGTGCATCGTTTGTTAAGTGCTACTGTTGTGGCAGATGATTGTATAACGGCTGATGCCTATGCAACCGCCTTTATGGTGTTGGGCATGGATCGCGCTAAGGAAATACAGCAATCTGTGGAAGGTTTAGAGATCTTTCTTATCTTTAATGATGATCAAGGTCAAATGCAATCTTATGTAAGTGATGGCCTTGCACCGTTTTTAACTTCTGTTAGTGCAGAAGAACCCAAATAA
- the gltX gene encoding glutamate--tRNA ligase yields the protein MSKEVRVRFAPSPTGALHIGGVRTALYNYLFAKKTGGKFLLRIEDTDQNRYVPGAEEYIKNSLEWIGIEPDESPWNPGEVGPYRQSERKAMYMEYAQYLLDQGHAYYAFDTSDELDEMRKRLTAARVVSPQYNSITRTQMKNSLTLPADEVKARLDSGDPYVIRIKIPRKEEVRLNDMVRGWVMVHSNSLDDKVLMKSDGMPTYHLANIVDDHLMGITHVIRGEEWLPSAPLHVLLYKFLGWEDSMPQFAHLPLLLKPDGNGKLSKRDADKHGFPIFPLNWTSPENGELVDGFKEAGYLPDAFLNFLAFLGWNPGDQREIFNIDELIEAFSIERIGKSGTKFDINKAKWYNEQYLKNKSNTELSAYLLSDLDKENVSISTEKAEKIVSLMKERATFPGDLWKEGRFMVFAPKTFDQQIVDKKWNENVVIVLTAFEEKLNKITTALTADMARTMLGDTAEEKEIKLGKIMQAVRLAITGVGAGPDLMQIFEILGREELIERINFALKNINAT from the coding sequence ATGAGTAAGGAAGTACGCGTTAGATTTGCTCCATCACCTACAGGAGCTTTACATATAGGCGGTGTAAGGACTGCATTGTACAATTATCTTTTTGCCAAAAAAACTGGTGGAAAGTTTTTGTTAAGGATTGAAGATACAGACCAAAACAGGTATGTACCTGGCGCAGAAGAATACATCAAAAATTCCTTGGAATGGATTGGGATTGAACCTGATGAAAGTCCGTGGAATCCTGGTGAAGTAGGTCCCTATCGCCAATCAGAGAGGAAGGCAATGTACATGGAGTATGCCCAATATCTTTTGGATCAGGGACATGCCTATTATGCATTTGATACTTCGGATGAGCTTGATGAGATGAGAAAGCGCCTTACCGCGGCAAGAGTAGTTTCTCCTCAATACAATTCTATCACAAGAACGCAGATGAAAAATTCGCTAACTCTTCCAGCAGATGAGGTAAAAGCGAGGTTGGATTCAGGTGATCCTTATGTGATTAGAATCAAAATACCAAGAAAGGAAGAAGTTAGATTAAATGACATGGTGCGTGGATGGGTTATGGTTCATTCTAATTCCCTTGACGACAAAGTTTTGATGAAATCTGACGGTATGCCTACTTATCACCTGGCTAATATTGTAGATGATCATTTGATGGGCATTACTCATGTGATAAGAGGTGAAGAATGGTTGCCATCTGCTCCTCTTCATGTGTTGTTGTATAAGTTTTTGGGTTGGGAAGATAGCATGCCTCAATTTGCTCACTTGCCATTGTTGTTGAAGCCTGATGGCAACGGCAAATTGTCCAAGAGAGATGCTGATAAGCATGGTTTCCCAATATTCCCTTTAAACTGGACCAGTCCAGAGAACGGTGAGTTGGTAGATGGATTTAAGGAAGCAGGTTATTTGCCTGATGCTTTCTTGAATTTCTTAGCCTTTTTAGGTTGGAACCCTGGAGATCAACGTGAAATATTCAATATAGATGAATTGATTGAAGCATTTTCAATTGAAAGAATAGGTAAGTCAGGAACCAAATTTGACATCAATAAGGCAAAATGGTACAATGAACAATACCTGAAAAATAAAAGCAATACTGAGCTATCTGCCTATTTGCTTTCAGACCTGGACAAGGAAAATGTAAGCATTAGTACGGAAAAAGCAGAAAAGATTGTATCTCTAATGAAAGAGAGAGCTACTTTTCCTGGTGACTTATGGAAGGAAGGACGTTTTATGGTTTTTGCACCCAAAACGTTTGACCAACAAATCGTTGATAAGAAGTGGAATGAGAATGTAGTGATTGTTTTGACTGCTTTTGAAGAAAAACTAAACAAAATCACCACTGCACTTACAGCCGATATGGCAAGGACCATGTTGGGGGATACTGCTGAGGAGAAAGAAATTAAATTAGGAAAGATAATGCAGGCGGTACGTCTTGCCATTACAGGAGTAGGGGCAGGTCCGGATCTTATGCAGATTTTCGAAATATTAGGAAGAGAAGAATTAATCGAAAGAATTAATTTTGCGTTAAAGAATATAAACGCTACCTAA
- a CDS encoding ZIP family metal transporter: MLSVLLLFFAALGAGLVAILVPGWNEKSFKLALVFAGAYLFAITILHIFPELFANKESAYFMGLYILIGFLLQQVLDFMSSGIEHGHIHDHKGHGGGNTVWTLMIGLFLHAFLEGTLLSKQPMLTGHHHGSETLLMGMIMHKMPEAFALAAVLLSRLDKLKTILLLVLFALASPLGMLSTDFLFDRSLIGRETLDILFGLVAGGFLHISTIIVFESSPQHRFQLHKLLIILLASVLAILTEFIV, from the coding sequence ATGTTGTCTGTACTTTTATTGTTTTTTGCTGCCTTGGGTGCAGGATTGGTCGCCATACTGGTGCCTGGATGGAACGAGAAAAGTTTTAAACTGGCATTGGTATTTGCAGGAGCTTACCTTTTTGCAATTACTATTCTTCATATTTTCCCTGAACTGTTCGCCAATAAAGAATCCGCCTATTTTATGGGGCTTTATATTTTAATTGGGTTTTTATTGCAGCAGGTTTTAGACTTTATGTCTTCGGGGATTGAGCATGGACATATTCATGACCATAAAGGACATGGTGGTGGAAACACCGTATGGACCTTGATGATAGGTTTGTTTTTGCATGCTTTTTTGGAAGGTACCTTGCTTTCAAAACAACCTATGCTGACTGGGCATCATCATGGAAGTGAAACTCTTTTGATGGGAATGATAATGCATAAGATGCCTGAAGCCTTTGCCCTAGCAGCTGTATTACTGTCTCGTTTAGATAAGCTAAAGACCATTCTGTTGTTGGTTTTATTTGCGCTTGCCTCTCCCTTGGGAATGCTCTCCACTGATTTTCTTTTTGATCGCTCATTGATAGGAAGGGAGACATTGGATATTTTATTTGGCTTGGTTGCAGGAGGGTTTTTACATATATCTACCATTATTGTTTTTGAAAGTTCCCCGCAACATCGTTTTCAATTGCATAAATTATTAATAATACTTTTGGCATCAGTCTTGGCCATTTTGACTGAGTTTATTGTTTAA
- the yidD gene encoding membrane protein insertion efficiency factor YidD, with amino-acid sequence MKLFTITSFLICSLTGITFAQSKNEVLDFKDLLSEKKEEVHYKAAEENKNEIETVFSGLFKVYKNFISSQDGSNCVFYPSCSEYGLLAVKKYGVLLGAANTMDRLTRCNGLSPEKYTWTEDRTLMVDELK; translated from the coding sequence ATGAAATTATTTACGATTACAAGCTTCCTGATTTGTAGCTTAACCGGAATAACCTTCGCCCAATCCAAAAATGAAGTCCTTGATTTCAAAGACTTACTTTCCGAAAAAAAAGAAGAGGTGCATTACAAGGCCGCTGAGGAAAATAAAAATGAAATTGAAACTGTTTTCTCAGGACTGTTTAAGGTATACAAAAACTTCATCTCCTCACAAGATGGTTCAAATTGCGTCTTTTATCCTTCCTGTTCTGAGTATGGGCTTTTAGCTGTAAAGAAATATGGCGTATTGTTAGGGGCCGCGAATACTATGGACCGCCTTACAAGGTGCAATGGTCTAAGTCCTGAAAAATATACCTGGACAGAAGACAGAACCCTAATGGTAGATGAATTGAAATGA
- a CDS encoding phage portal protein, translating into MELKRIDNLWHFFATQNQLFLKKHIDNKVLYVFKKNKIQLIHSFNPRFTAQSSLSIGPESFEMGVETYAASKKRFGLPTALNLHQRLFFPKELLKLTSRYSLIIEKDRFKNLRVTLEPFIPKNIKDTSAPINLICETLWSFRYFSNTVKN; encoded by the coding sequence ATGGAATTAAAAAGAATTGACAATCTTTGGCATTTTTTTGCAACCCAAAACCAATTGTTTTTAAAAAAACACATCGACAATAAAGTCCTTTATGTTTTTAAAAAAAATAAAATTCAGTTAATCCATTCTTTTAATCCACGCTTTACAGCACAATCTAGTTTAAGTATTGGTCCCGAATCCTTCGAGATGGGCGTGGAAACTTATGCAGCTAGCAAAAAAAGATTTGGCCTTCCAACTGCCTTAAACCTCCACCAACGGCTGTTTTTTCCAAAAGAGTTACTTAAGCTTACCTCCCGTTACTCGCTAATAATCGAAAAGGACCGCTTTAAAAACCTCCGAGTAACATTGGAGCCATTTATTCCAAAAAACATTAAGGACACAAGTGCACCAATCAATTTAATTTGTGAAACGCTCTGGTCCTTTAGGTATTTTTCCAATACCGTCAAAAATTAG
- a CDS encoding DUF6252 family protein — translation MRKQQKYHFLLFALLTLFVSSCNLSDIIDDDDDKDDDPDSQVMTAKINGESFSAVENEDTFIQLDEVEGDLDLNGDVYELSISALDFGSTHLTTINLALYGDKFSELKVGSKFDEVTEENVTSGNPSGAIGVVSKASLGNGGTEYGGLTLLTGSISVEITKLDKENELVSGKFSFVAYDDDNDANINVTDGVFTNVEY, via the coding sequence ATGAGAAAACAACAAAAATACCATTTCCTACTATTTGCCTTGCTGACATTATTTGTGAGTAGCTGTAACCTTTCTGATATAATTGATGACGATGATGACAAGGATGACGATCCGGATTCTCAGGTAATGACAGCCAAAATTAATGGTGAGAGTTTCAGTGCTGTCGAAAATGAAGACACCTTTATTCAGTTGGATGAGGTGGAGGGAGATCTTGATTTGAATGGAGATGTTTATGAGTTAAGTATTTCAGCGCTTGATTTTGGTAGTACTCATTTAACTACCATTAATTTAGCCTTATACGGCGATAAATTTTCAGAATTAAAGGTTGGATCTAAATTTGATGAAGTGACTGAAGAGAATGTTACTAGTGGAAATCCATCAGGTGCAATAGGTGTAGTTTCAAAAGCTTCATTAGGCAATGGAGGTACAGAATATGGAGGATTGACTTTGCTTACAGGGTCTATTAGTGTTGAGATCACAAAGCTGGACAAGGAAAATGAGCTTGTCTCAGGCAAGTTTTCTTTTGTAGCTTATGATGATGATAATGATGCCAATATAAATGTTACCGACGGTGTGTTTACCAATGTAGAATATTAA
- a CDS encoding ArnT family glycosyltransferase, translated as MVLNQKKYSLYFYLLTLGLSLAKILFTLRPEINLFTEEAQYWLWSQNLAWHYYSKPALVAVLNFISTAVMGNTELAIRINAILCGIGIAWVTFIFGTYLYSKKVGFWSALAIQAMPFWWLASTFHMTDSSLSFFWILSIYLSYRGINEENRVCWIYAGIATVLGLTAKYVMVLIFPVLIIYLLFIRKWKTQRANFLVFVMISALGFLPIVIWNWQNNFETFLHLLALTGTEGTSSKPFSLTAASKSLLEFVKGQLAIVSLFLLPSWLLTFKFNFKNISTPFIFLVLPGMMAFLIFASLSIFKEAMVNWPTFSYAGLAIVFARWMTLQGKFWKIVSHGGIYISIALPLIFILPDYTGIKSSKTVKKREQRIIKRLLGHEQLAKRIDHLTDSLGIDNAFVFSDSYHTASALSFYLKGNPQTYVLNMGSRKNQFNFWNGIEQFLGRENTGIFVSWNYDSMEDKVSFQSLIHEESFITKFHNIPRRAVKIQYWSNLIEYKPTLPTSY; from the coding sequence ATGGTCCTCAACCAAAAAAAATATTCCCTCTATTTTTACCTGTTAACATTGGGGCTCTCGCTAGCCAAAATACTATTTACCCTCCGTCCAGAAATAAATTTATTTACCGAAGAAGCACAGTACTGGTTATGGTCCCAGAATTTGGCTTGGCATTATTATTCAAAACCAGCTTTAGTTGCAGTGCTTAACTTTATAAGTACTGCAGTGATGGGCAATACAGAGCTTGCCATCCGCATCAACGCAATTCTATGTGGTATAGGAATAGCCTGGGTTACTTTTATCTTTGGCACCTATTTATACTCAAAAAAAGTTGGTTTTTGGTCTGCATTAGCCATACAGGCAATGCCATTTTGGTGGCTGGCTTCCACCTTTCATATGACAGACTCCTCCCTCTCCTTCTTTTGGATCTTAAGCATTTATCTTAGTTATAGAGGGATTAATGAGGAAAATAGAGTTTGTTGGATTTATGCAGGAATAGCTACAGTATTGGGGCTTACAGCGAAGTATGTGATGGTCCTGATCTTTCCTGTACTTATTATATACCTGCTGTTTATAAGAAAGTGGAAAACACAAAGAGCTAATTTCTTGGTATTTGTAATGATAAGTGCATTGGGATTCTTGCCGATTGTAATTTGGAACTGGCAAAATAACTTTGAAACCTTTCTGCATTTGCTGGCCTTGACCGGCACAGAAGGAACTAGCTCAAAACCATTTTCGCTGACGGCTGCAAGCAAAAGTTTATTAGAATTCGTAAAAGGGCAATTGGCAATCGTATCATTGTTTCTGTTACCCTCATGGCTACTAACATTTAAATTCAACTTTAAAAATATAAGTACCCCTTTCATTTTTCTTGTTCTACCGGGAATGATGGCCTTTCTTATTTTTGCCTCTTTGAGTATTTTTAAAGAGGCAATGGTTAATTGGCCTACTTTTTCCTATGCAGGGCTGGCAATAGTATTTGCTCGATGGATGACTTTACAAGGCAAGTTTTGGAAAATTGTTAGTCATGGTGGAATCTACATCAGTATTGCCCTACCCCTTATATTCATTTTACCAGACTACACCGGAATTAAATCGAGTAAAACTGTTAAGAAAAGAGAACAAAGGATAATCAAAAGACTGCTAGGTCATGAACAACTGGCGAAAAGAATTGATCACCTTACAGACAGTCTTGGCATAGACAATGCATTTGTATTTTCAGACTCTTATCATACTGCTTCAGCGCTTTCTTTCTACCTAAAAGGAAACCCACAAACCTATGTGTTGAATATGGGAAGCCGAAAAAATCAGTTCAATTTCTGGAATGGTATAGAGCAGTTTCTAGGGAGAGAAAACACGGGTATTTTTGTTAGCTGGAACTACGACTCCATGGAGGATAAAGTTTCTTTTCAATCATTAATCCATGAAGAGTCATTTATCACGAAATTTCACAATATCCCAAGGCGGGCCGTAAAGATTCAATATTGGAGCAATTTAATTGAATACAAGCCCACATTACCGACAAGCTATTAA
- a CDS encoding DUF6134 family protein, translating into MPRTGIYIACCFSMLLFLSTSALNAQDQIDFDITLAGFKIGDMEANKVLNGDTTLYLLESKVSFWLFGTINVDYNMKVKYLDGIFINSIVSSKTNRGDFVSKIWLEGDQYIIDAKGYKYENSDTINEPIHHSAVRLFFEEPKGVKLMMAENLGKYSEIRAHGEGIYTTHIEGDQNKYYYQNGQMLKVSMHNPIKNYEVRRRY; encoded by the coding sequence ATGCCTAGAACAGGAATTTATATTGCCTGCTGTTTCAGTATGCTCCTCTTTTTATCTACATCTGCCTTGAATGCTCAAGACCAAATCGATTTTGACATTACTTTGGCAGGGTTTAAAATTGGAGACATGGAAGCCAACAAGGTCTTAAATGGGGATACCACCCTATATTTACTAGAAAGTAAGGTGAGTTTTTGGCTGTTTGGGACAATAAATGTAGACTACAATATGAAGGTGAAATACCTTGATGGCATTTTTATTAATTCCATAGTAAGTTCTAAGACTAACAGAGGCGACTTTGTTTCCAAAATTTGGTTAGAAGGTGATCAGTATATAATTGATGCAAAAGGGTATAAATATGAAAACTCAGACACCATTAATGAACCGATCCATCATAGTGCTGTCCGGCTATTTTTTGAAGAGCCAAAGGGAGTAAAATTAATGATGGCCGAAAACTTGGGAAAATATTCGGAAATTAGGGCTCATGGTGAGGGGATTTACACCACCCATATAGAAGGCGATCAAAACAAATATTACTATCAAAATGGACAGATGCTAAAAGTCAGCATGCACAATCCAATAAAAAATTACGAAGTAAGGCGACGATACTAA
- the queG gene encoding tRNA epoxyqueuosine(34) reductase QueG, producing MNILAKHTQIVKNTASKLGFDYCGIAEATFLEEDAPKLEEWLNNNYHGKMAYMANHFDKRLDPRKLVEGAKSVVSLMYNYYPQQKLPESAEDLKIAKYAYGEDYHFVIKDKLKVFLECLKEEIGEVNGRVFVDSAPVMERQWAQKSGLGWKGKNSLLLNKTSGSFFFLAELIIDLPLAYDNPITKDYCGTCTRCIDACPTDAILQDNVIDGSKCISYLTIELKDAIPEDFKGKMKNWVFGCDICQDVCPWNRFSKPHQEEAFLPHADLEKIAWEEMTKETFNKVFKRSALKRTKWEGFQRNISFVKN from the coding sequence TTGAACATTCTCGCTAAGCATACCCAAATTGTCAAAAATACAGCGTCAAAACTAGGTTTTGATTACTGCGGTATTGCTGAAGCAACTTTTCTGGAGGAGGATGCTCCAAAACTAGAAGAATGGCTAAACAATAATTACCATGGCAAAATGGCCTATATGGCCAACCATTTTGACAAGAGGTTGGATCCACGGAAATTGGTAGAGGGGGCTAAATCTGTAGTCAGCCTTATGTACAATTATTACCCCCAGCAAAAACTACCCGAATCAGCCGAGGACCTAAAAATCGCCAAGTATGCTTATGGTGAAGACTATCACTTTGTGATAAAAGACAAACTAAAAGTATTTTTAGAGTGCTTAAAGGAAGAAATCGGCGAAGTAAACGGTAGGGTCTTTGTAGACAGTGCACCCGTAATGGAAAGGCAGTGGGCACAAAAATCAGGGCTAGGCTGGAAAGGGAAAAATAGCCTATTGCTTAACAAAACTTCAGGAAGTTTCTTTTTCCTGGCAGAACTAATCATCGATTTGCCATTAGCCTATGACAATCCTATTACTAAGGATTATTGTGGCACATGCACTCGATGCATAGATGCCTGTCCAACAGATGCCATCCTTCAGGACAATGTAATCGATGGATCCAAATGCATATCTTATCTGACCATAGAACTTAAGGATGCCATTCCAGAGGATTTTAAAGGAAAAATGAAAAACTGGGTTTTTGGCTGTGATATATGCCAAGATGTGTGTCCGTGGAACCGATTTTCTAAACCACACCAAGAAGAAGCATTTCTTCCCCATGCTGATTTAGAAAAAATAGCATGGGAAGAAATGACAAAAGAAACTTTCAATAAAGTATTTAAGCGATCAGCCTTAAAAAGAACCAAATGGGAAGGCTTTCAAAGGAACATTTCCTTTGTGAAAAATTAA
- a CDS encoding porin family protein: MKSVCFFLFFTFFAIGNLLAQTSIGLKAGFTQSSATYRTSLGAFPRDVTGFNAPSYGLVIEQFFEKNAGAQIEFQLLTTGYAATDSVNTGNETSFTYLKVPVLSNFYLGNSGRFHIKIGPHLGYLLDVKDVKRVVEGDLVIPTYGQAGDTPRKLMYGITAGVGLSKLFGKSTLQGEVRYSYEFGNPEAQDRIFDINFTQLEFSLAYLFKVLD, encoded by the coding sequence ATGAAGTCTGTATGTTTTTTTCTGTTTTTTACTTTTTTCGCAATAGGGAATTTATTGGCCCAAACCAGTATTGGTTTAAAAGCAGGATTTACACAGTCTAGTGCAACATATAGGACATCCCTGGGTGCTTTTCCCAGGGATGTTACTGGTTTCAATGCGCCAAGCTATGGATTAGTTATTGAGCAATTTTTTGAAAAGAATGCGGGGGCTCAAATTGAGTTTCAACTTTTAACTACAGGCTATGCTGCTACGGATTCCGTTAATACAGGAAATGAAACAAGTTTCACGTATTTAAAAGTACCCGTCCTTTCCAATTTTTATTTAGGGAACTCAGGAAGATTTCATATAAAAATCGGCCCTCATTTAGGCTATCTCCTAGATGTGAAAGATGTAAAAAGAGTTGTTGAAGGGGATTTGGTGATTCCTACCTATGGTCAGGCAGGGGATACTCCGAGGAAATTAATGTATGGAATTACTGCTGGAGTTGGCTTGAGCAAACTGTTTGGAAAAAGCACCCTTCAGGGAGAAGTTAGGTATTCCTATGAATTTGGAAACCCGGAAGCTCAGGACAGGATTTTTGACATCAACTTCACTCAATTGGAATTTTCCCTAGCGTATTTATTCAAGGTGCTGGACTGA
- a CDS encoding tetratricopeptide repeat protein produces MKYLVAVMILPFFALSGHAQNLYDFENSAAFASYLRQTNQFELAIPEYERLVFMKPGNVSLEKDLLAVYWEADMWEVGINRALNLYPDENKIPGELAFEYLALRFKNKQYNQANTFAKNNNNLKETERYFYSGTSYALKHEWKPAYEAYSHLSESNFQSVEQYITITRQALEEKRKSPALAAIMSTIVPGSGKIYTGDWKDGLVALLFVGSTAWQAQRAFQRQGVESVRGWIFASISLGFHVGNIFGSHKSATLINLRKDEFHQNKIEHLFYSNF; encoded by the coding sequence ATGAAGTACTTGGTTGCAGTGATGATACTGCCTTTTTTTGCGCTTTCAGGACATGCTCAAAACTTATATGATTTTGAAAATTCAGCAGCTTTCGCAAGCTACCTGAGACAAACCAACCAGTTTGAACTGGCCATACCCGAGTATGAAAGACTCGTTTTTATGAAGCCAGGAAATGTCTCACTGGAAAAAGACTTATTGGCTGTTTATTGGGAGGCGGATATGTGGGAAGTAGGGATAAACCGAGCGTTGAACCTATACCCTGATGAAAATAAGATTCCCGGTGAACTGGCTTTTGAATACTTGGCCTTAAGGTTTAAGAACAAGCAATACAACCAAGCCAACACTTTCGCAAAAAACAACAACAACTTAAAAGAAACCGAAAGGTACTTTTACTCTGGAACATCCTATGCATTAAAACACGAATGGAAGCCTGCCTATGAAGCTTATAGCCATCTGTCAGAAAGCAACTTTCAATCTGTCGAACAGTACATCACCATTACCAGACAAGCCCTTGAGGAAAAACGAAAAAGCCCAGCTCTTGCTGCTATTATGTCAACCATAGTCCCGGGTTCTGGAAAAATCTATACAGGAGACTGGAAAGACGGTTTGGTTGCACTACTCTTCGTTGGTTCCACAGCCTGGCAAGCCCAAAGAGCCTTTCAAAGGCAAGGGGTAGAAAGCGTCAGAGGCTGGATCTTTGCTTCAATTTCTTTAGGCTTCCATGTAGGAAATATTTTTGGTTCTCATAAGTCTGCAACATTGATTAATCTTAGAAAAGATGAATTCCATCAAAATAAAATCGAGCATTTATTTTATTCTAATTTTTAA